From a region of the Streptomyces venezuelae genome:
- a CDS encoding nicotinamide riboside transporter PnuC produces the protein MSALTWLNAEAFTVFGQKVIWSDMIGNLMGLAALALGWRRSIWTWPAQLLSGLILIAAYASAHLAGGVGKQLLVIGVAVFGWIAWQRGKQQAQDGSIAVRTATWTERGVLLGGAALGTLAVGGLFTLYPSLSWSPWADAYIFVGTIVAMVAQARGLVEFWFAWLLVDLVGVPLAFNNGLAFSGLVYVVYFALVLWGAYDWYQRSRTTPAQALEGATA, from the coding sequence GTGAGCGCCCTGACCTGGCTCAACGCGGAGGCCTTCACCGTCTTCGGCCAGAAGGTCATCTGGTCCGACATGATCGGCAACCTGATGGGCCTGGCCGCGCTCGCCCTCGGCTGGCGCCGCTCCATCTGGACCTGGCCCGCCCAGCTCCTCTCCGGCCTGATCCTCATCGCCGCCTACGCCTCCGCACACCTCGCGGGCGGCGTCGGCAAGCAGCTCCTCGTCATCGGCGTGGCCGTCTTCGGCTGGATCGCCTGGCAGCGCGGCAAGCAGCAGGCCCAGGACGGCTCCATCGCCGTCCGCACCGCCACCTGGACCGAGCGCGGCGTGCTCCTCGGCGGAGCGGCCCTCGGCACCCTCGCCGTCGGCGGCCTCTTCACCCTCTACCCGTCGCTGTCGTGGAGCCCCTGGGCCGACGCGTACATCTTCGTCGGCACCATCGTCGCGATGGTCGCCCAGGCCCGCGGCCTCGTCGAGTTCTGGTTCGCCTGGCTCCTCGTCGACCTGGTCGGCGTCCCCCTCGCCTTCAACAACGGACTGGCCTTCTCCGGCCTCGTCTACGTCGTGTACTTCGCCCTCGTGCTGTGGGGCGCCTACGACTGGTACCAGCGTTCTCGCACCACCCCCGCCCAGGCCCTGGAAGGAGCAACGGCATGA
- a CDS encoding riboflavin synthase has translation MFTGIVEELGEVTAVEQLEEASRFRLRGPLVTEGAKHGDSIAVNGVCLTVVETADGEFTADVMQETLNRSSLGALTKGSRVNLERPMALGGRLGGHLVQGHVDGTGEILSRTPSEHWEIVKVALPANLSRYVVEKGSITVDGVSLTVVEAAADWFTISLIPTTLALTTLGIKQSGDPVNLEVDVLAKYVERLLAAGVNPLHATGDDR, from the coding sequence GTGTTCACCGGAATCGTCGAAGAACTGGGCGAGGTCACCGCTGTCGAGCAGCTCGAGGAAGCCTCCCGCTTCCGGCTGCGCGGCCCCCTCGTCACCGAAGGCGCCAAGCACGGTGACTCCATCGCGGTCAACGGCGTCTGCCTCACCGTCGTGGAGACGGCCGACGGCGAGTTCACCGCCGACGTGATGCAGGAGACCCTGAACCGCTCCAGCCTCGGCGCCCTGACCAAGGGCTCCCGCGTCAACCTGGAGCGCCCGATGGCGCTCGGCGGACGACTCGGCGGCCACCTGGTCCAGGGACACGTGGACGGCACCGGCGAGATCCTCTCCCGGACCCCCTCCGAGCACTGGGAGATCGTCAAGGTCGCCCTCCCCGCGAACCTCTCCCGCTACGTCGTCGAGAAGGGCTCCATCACGGTCGACGGCGTCAGCCTCACCGTGGTCGAGGCCGCCGCCGACTGGTTCACCATCAGCCTCATCCCCACCACCCTCGCGCTGACCACCCTCGGCATCAAGCAGAGCGGCGACCCGGTCAACCTGGAGGTCGACGTCCTCGCGAAGTACGTCGAGCGCCTGCTGGCCGCCGGCGTGAACCCGCTGCACGCGACGGGAGACGACCGGTGA
- the ribD gene encoding bifunctional diaminohydroxyphosphoribosylaminopyrimidine deaminase/5-amino-6-(5-phosphoribosylamino)uracil reductase RibD, protein MRQEDPVANHAAHAAAPDADTRAMRRAIELAACGLGSTSPNPVVGCVLTDASGAIVGEGWHERAGGPHAEVHALRAAGGAARGGTAYVTLEPCNHTGRTGPCAQALVDAGITRVVYAVPDPNPQASGGAATLRAAGIDTTAGLLADEAEAGNAAWLTSVRLGRPHVTWKYAATLDGRSAAADGSSRWISSAESRADVHRLRAESDAVLVGAGTLRADDPHLAVRGVEGATQPLRIALDARAALLPTARVLDDAAPTLLVVGEDADTRHLPGVELLRLPLHDGRIGVHDLLTHLDRRGVRSLLLEGGPTLAGAFLEGGAVDRVIGYIAPALLGAGPAALADAGIKNISGAQRLDITEAVRIGPDLRITAVPVPATATTATATKEH, encoded by the coding sequence ATGAGGCAGGAGGACCCGGTGGCGAACCACGCCGCGCACGCAGCAGCACCCGACGCGGACACCCGTGCCATGCGCCGAGCCATCGAGCTCGCCGCCTGCGGACTCGGCTCCACCAGCCCCAACCCGGTCGTCGGCTGCGTCCTCACCGACGCCTCGGGCGCGATCGTCGGCGAGGGCTGGCACGAGCGGGCCGGCGGCCCGCACGCCGAGGTCCACGCCCTGCGCGCGGCAGGCGGGGCCGCCCGCGGCGGCACCGCCTACGTCACCCTCGAACCCTGCAACCACACCGGCCGCACCGGTCCCTGCGCCCAGGCCCTCGTGGACGCCGGGATCACCCGCGTGGTCTACGCCGTCCCCGACCCGAACCCGCAGGCCAGCGGTGGAGCCGCCACCCTGCGCGCCGCCGGGATCGACACCACCGCCGGGCTCCTCGCGGACGAGGCGGAAGCGGGCAACGCCGCCTGGCTGACCTCCGTACGTCTGGGCCGGCCGCACGTCACCTGGAAGTACGCCGCCACCCTCGACGGCCGCAGCGCCGCCGCCGACGGCAGCAGCCGCTGGATCAGCTCCGCCGAGTCCCGCGCCGACGTCCACCGGCTGCGCGCCGAGAGCGACGCCGTCCTCGTCGGCGCCGGCACCCTGCGCGCCGACGACCCGCACCTCGCTGTCCGCGGTGTCGAAGGCGCCACGCAGCCACTGCGCATCGCCCTCGACGCCCGCGCCGCACTCCTGCCGACCGCCCGCGTCCTCGACGACGCCGCACCCACCCTGCTCGTCGTCGGCGAGGACGCCGACACCCGGCACCTGCCGGGCGTCGAACTGCTCCGGCTGCCCCTGCACGACGGCCGCATCGGCGTCCACGACCTCCTCACCCACCTCGACCGGCGCGGCGTCCGCTCCCTCCTGCTCGAAGGCGGGCCCACACTGGCCGGCGCCTTCCTCGAAGGCGGCGCCGTCGACCGCGTCATCGGCTACATCGCCCCGGCCCTGCTCGGTGCCGGCCCCGCGGCCCTCGCCGACGCCGGAATCAAGAACATCTCCGGTGCGCAGCGCCTCGACATCACCGAGGCCGTCCGCATCGGCCCCGATCTCCGCATCACCGCAGTCCCCGTCCCCGCTACCGCCACCACCGCCACCGCCACCAAGGAGCACTGA
- a CDS encoding chitinase C-terminal domain-containing protein gives MPSPTRTRAMLLASGAAIAGLLVGGLSAGVSHAADNEGCRPNGLYKTVGVDVPYCSVYDTEGREKMGADHQRRVIGYFTGWRTGKDGTPAYLANNIPWSKVTHLNYAFAHVGADNKISVGSDGVNNAATGMTWPGVAGAEMDPALPYKGHFNQLTKFKKQYPNVKTLISVGGWAETGGYFGDDGNRVASGGFYSMATNADGSVNQAGIDTFADSSVEFVRKYGFNGVDIDYEYPTTMKDAGNPLDWQLANARRAGLVQGYAALMKSLREKLDRAGADDGKHYLLSVAAPSSGYLLRGMETFQIQKYLDYVNIMSYDLHGAWNEYVGPNASLFDDGKDGELAAAGVYSTSQYGGIGYLNTDWAYHYFRGSMPGGRINIGLPYYTRGFKNVQGGTDGLWGKAPATTCPAGAGLTKCGDGAVGIDNLWHDKDTNGAESPAGSNPMWHAKNLEKGVVGDYVTKYGFPANTTLTGTYARKYDSTLVAPWLWNAQKKVFLSTEDEQSVAAKADYVVDKGIGGTMVWELAGDYTYNAAKGQYEMGDTLTDTMYQKFKSASPYGAKKAGATALPTQAVDIRTEFTEFKLGDSNYPLTPKLKITNNTNATLPGGTEFQFDYGTSAPNNASDQSGFGTTVISSGHTGTNVGGLKGDFQRVSLKLPAWQTLAPGASVDLAFNYYLPVSTPSNWTVKISGTTYALAGDLARGTTLVQPGSTQPPTTPPTTPPTTPPTTPPTTPPTTPPGGTCTNPAYVAGTIYNSGDVVSHKGRNWKAQWWTQNEEPGTTGEWGVWKDQGAC, from the coding sequence ATGCCGTCCCCCACACGTACGAGAGCGATGCTCCTGGCATCCGGCGCAGCGATCGCCGGACTCCTGGTGGGCGGGCTCTCGGCCGGCGTCTCGCACGCGGCCGACAACGAGGGCTGTCGCCCGAACGGGCTGTACAAGACCGTCGGCGTCGACGTCCCGTACTGCTCGGTCTACGACACCGAGGGCCGCGAGAAGATGGGCGCCGACCACCAGCGCCGCGTCATCGGATATTTCACCGGCTGGCGCACCGGCAAGGACGGCACCCCCGCCTACCTCGCCAACAACATCCCGTGGTCCAAGGTCACCCACCTGAACTACGCCTTCGCCCACGTGGGCGCCGACAACAAGATCTCCGTCGGCTCGGACGGCGTGAACAACGCCGCCACCGGGATGACCTGGCCCGGCGTCGCCGGCGCCGAGATGGACCCGGCCCTCCCCTACAAGGGCCACTTCAACCAGCTGACGAAGTTCAAGAAGCAGTACCCGAACGTCAAGACGCTGATCTCGGTCGGCGGCTGGGCGGAGACCGGCGGCTACTTCGGCGACGACGGCAACCGCGTCGCCTCCGGCGGCTTCTACTCCATGGCCACGAACGCCGACGGCTCGGTCAACCAGGCCGGCATCGACACCTTCGCCGACTCCTCGGTCGAGTTCGTCCGCAAGTACGGCTTCAACGGCGTCGACATCGACTACGAGTACCCCACCACCATGAAGGACGCCGGCAACCCGCTGGACTGGCAGCTGGCCAACGCCCGCCGCGCCGGCCTCGTCCAGGGCTACGCCGCCCTGATGAAGTCCCTGCGCGAGAAGCTCGACCGCGCGGGCGCCGACGACGGCAAGCACTACCTGCTCTCCGTCGCCGCCCCCTCCTCCGGCTACCTGCTGCGCGGCATGGAGACGTTCCAGATCCAGAAGTACCTGGACTACGTCAACATCATGTCCTACGACCTGCACGGCGCCTGGAACGAGTACGTCGGCCCCAACGCCTCGCTCTTCGACGACGGCAAGGACGGCGAACTCGCCGCCGCCGGCGTCTACTCCACCTCCCAGTACGGCGGCATCGGCTACCTCAACACCGACTGGGCGTACCACTACTTCCGCGGCTCGATGCCGGGCGGCCGGATCAACATCGGCCTGCCCTACTACACCCGCGGCTTCAAGAACGTGCAGGGCGGCACCGACGGCCTGTGGGGCAAGGCCCCCGCCACCACCTGCCCCGCCGGAGCGGGCCTGACCAAGTGCGGCGACGGCGCGGTCGGCATCGACAACCTGTGGCACGACAAGGACACCAACGGGGCCGAGTCCCCGGCGGGCTCCAACCCGATGTGGCACGCCAAGAACCTGGAGAAGGGCGTCGTCGGCGACTACGTCACCAAGTACGGCTTCCCGGCGAACACCACGCTGACCGGCACCTACGCCCGCAAGTACGACTCCACCCTGGTGGCGCCGTGGCTGTGGAACGCGCAGAAGAAGGTCTTCCTCTCCACCGAGGACGAGCAGTCGGTGGCCGCCAAGGCCGACTACGTGGTCGACAAGGGCATCGGCGGCACGATGGTCTGGGAGCTCGCGGGCGACTACACGTACAACGCGGCCAAGGGCCAGTACGAGATGGGCGACACGCTCACCGACACGATGTACCAGAAGTTCAAGTCGGCCTCCCCCTACGGCGCGAAGAAGGCGGGCGCCACCGCCCTGCCGACCCAGGCCGTGGACATCAGGACGGAGTTCACCGAGTTCAAGCTGGGCGACTCCAACTACCCGCTCACCCCGAAGCTGAAGATCACCAACAACACGAACGCCACGCTGCCCGGCGGCACCGAGTTCCAGTTCGACTACGGCACCTCCGCCCCGAACAACGCCTCCGACCAGTCCGGCTTCGGTACGACCGTGATCAGCAGCGGCCACACCGGCACCAACGTCGGCGGCCTGAAGGGCGACTTCCAGCGGGTCTCCCTGAAGCTCCCGGCCTGGCAGACGCTGGCACCCGGCGCCTCCGTCGACCTGGCGTTCAACTACTACCTGCCGGTGTCCACGCCCTCCAACTGGACCGTGAAGATCTCCGGCACCACCTACGCCCTCGCCGGCGACCTGGCCCGCGGGACGACGCTGGTCCAGCCCGGCTCCACCCAGCCCCCGACGACTCCCCCCACCACTCCCCCGACCACCCCGCCCACCACTCCCCCCACGACGCCGCCGACCACGCCGCCGGGCGGGACCTGCACCAACCCGGCGTACGTGGCGGGCACGATCTACAACAGCGGCGACGTCGTCTCCCACAAGGGCCGCAACTGGAAGGCCCAGTGGTGGACGCAGAACGAGGAGCCCGGCACCACCGGCGAATGGGGTGTCTGGAAGGACCAGGGCGCCTGCTGA
- a CDS encoding RNA polymerase sigma-70 factor, translating to MITHITASDADFEENRPRMFGIAYRMLGSAAEAEDTVQEAYLRWASADRAEIEHPGAWLAKVVTNLCLNTLTSARVRREAYVGPWLPEPVLTGDGTLGPLESAEQRDSVSMALLVLLEQLTPVERAVYVLREAFAYSHREIAGLLDLTEANCRQLYRRAAGRVTAERPAAAEPRFEADPERWQSLVETFMTAARSGDLARLEGLLTADARFVSDGGGVVSAALRPILGREKVARFTIGVLKKFAGDLQVSVAEINGVPALVFGGTGVLLVEFENGLVSGLSTVLNPEKLEFLQRQLSHS from the coding sequence GTGATCACACACATCACCGCGTCCGACGCGGACTTCGAGGAAAACCGTCCCCGGATGTTCGGCATCGCCTACCGCATGCTCGGCTCGGCCGCGGAGGCCGAGGACACCGTGCAGGAGGCGTACCTGCGCTGGGCGTCGGCGGACCGCGCGGAGATCGAGCACCCGGGCGCCTGGCTCGCCAAGGTCGTCACGAACCTGTGCCTCAACACCCTCACCTCGGCGCGGGTCCGGCGCGAGGCGTACGTCGGCCCCTGGCTCCCGGAGCCCGTCCTCACCGGGGACGGCACCCTCGGCCCGCTGGAATCCGCGGAGCAGCGGGACAGCGTGTCCATGGCCCTGCTGGTGCTGCTGGAGCAGCTCACGCCGGTGGAACGGGCCGTGTACGTACTGCGCGAGGCCTTCGCCTACAGCCACCGGGAGATCGCCGGACTCCTGGACCTCACCGAGGCCAACTGCCGCCAGCTCTACCGGCGGGCGGCCGGCCGGGTGACCGCGGAGCGGCCGGCCGCGGCGGAGCCACGCTTCGAGGCGGACCCCGAACGGTGGCAGAGCCTCGTGGAGACCTTCATGACGGCGGCGCGCAGCGGGGACCTGGCCCGGCTGGAGGGGCTGCTGACGGCCGACGCCCGGTTCGTCTCCGACGGCGGCGGCGTGGTCAGTGCAGCGCTGCGGCCGATCCTGGGGCGGGAGAAGGTGGCCCGGTTCACGATCGGGGTGCTCAAGAAGTTCGCCGGGGACCTGCAGGTCAGCGTCGCGGAGATCAACGGGGTACCGGCACTCGTCTTCGGCGGGACGGGCGTCCTCCTGGTGGAATTCGAGAACGGGCTGGTCAGCGGGCTCAGCACGGTACTCAACCCGGAGAAGCTGGAGTTCCTCCAGCGGCAGCTGTCACATTCCTGA
- a CDS encoding SDR family oxidoreductase — protein sequence MSTILVTGGTGTLGVLVVDRLRNAGHEVRALSRHAPEYPVDLSDGTGLDVAMAGAEVVVHCASDTRGGGKDDEAAARHLVDAARRAGTVTNVVYISIVGVDVVPFGYYRTKLKVERLLEASGLGLTILRTTQFHDLVAQVVDMAAKLPLVPMPSGVRVQPIAVGEVADRLTELAVPTPSGRVPDMGGPEIHTLPDLARTYLTAMGRHRRVISLPLAGKAYAGFKRGGNLAPSHAVGRLTFAQFAASAAPAAPEAGRGR from the coding sequence ATGAGCACCATCCTCGTCACCGGCGGCACCGGCACCCTCGGCGTACTGGTCGTGGACCGGCTCCGGAACGCGGGCCACGAGGTCCGCGCACTGAGCCGGCACGCCCCGGAGTACCCGGTCGACCTGTCGGACGGCACCGGGCTGGACGTGGCGATGGCGGGCGCGGAGGTGGTCGTGCACTGCGCGAGCGACACGCGCGGCGGGGGCAAGGACGACGAGGCCGCCGCCCGGCACCTCGTCGACGCGGCCCGGCGGGCCGGGACCGTGACCAACGTCGTCTACATCTCCATCGTCGGGGTGGACGTGGTGCCGTTCGGCTACTACCGGACGAAGCTGAAGGTGGAGCGGCTGCTGGAGGCGTCCGGGCTGGGCCTGACCATCCTGCGCACGACCCAGTTCCACGACCTGGTGGCGCAGGTGGTGGACATGGCGGCGAAGCTGCCGCTCGTGCCGATGCCCAGCGGGGTACGGGTCCAGCCGATCGCCGTCGGCGAGGTGGCGGACCGGCTGACAGAACTGGCCGTCCCGACCCCGTCGGGCCGGGTCCCGGACATGGGCGGCCCGGAGATCCACACGCTGCCCGACCTGGCCCGCACCTACCTGACCGCGATGGGCCGCCACCGCCGGGTGATCTCCCTCCCCCTGGCGGGCAAGGCCTACGCGGGCTTCAAGCGCGGCGGCAACCTGGCCCCGTCCCACGCGGTGGGCCGCCTCACGTTCGCCCAGTTCGCGGCGTCGGCGGCGCCGGCGGCGCCTGAAGCCGGGCGGGGGCGGTAG
- a CDS encoding ROK family transcriptional regulator, whose product MGSVTPAPTTTPAPSPASPSTARAINDRLALQLLQESGPLTATQLKTMTGLSRPSVADLVDRLTEAGLIEVAGESGEQRRGPNAKLYGIVADRAHLAALDVRTDRVTAVVTDLLGRPLAEAALPVGAPEDAVAALLRTAREAGAAELHTVVMGAPGLVAPATGELRDTSGLPAWHRDLVTALQRSLPAVVVVENETNLAALAEQRLGVARDLDSFVLLWLGAGVGAAVVLDGRLRRGASGGAGEIGFLPVPGTAGLPSAEDCAGGFHALVGREAVTALARAHGFAGPAEEAVAGAAGEAFLEALAERLALGAAAAAAILDPGCVVLAGELGRAGGPALAARVAHRVAKLTPVPTEIRATTLGDPAVLAGAELAAREAAQAVLFGG is encoded by the coding sequence ATGGGCTCCGTGACTCCTGCCCCCACCACGACCCCGGCACCGTCCCCCGCCTCACCCAGCACGGCCCGGGCCATCAACGACCGCCTCGCCCTGCAACTCCTCCAGGAATCCGGGCCGCTGACGGCCACCCAGCTGAAGACCATGACCGGCCTCTCCCGGCCCTCGGTCGCCGACCTCGTCGACCGCCTCACCGAAGCCGGACTCATCGAAGTCGCCGGCGAATCCGGCGAACAGCGCCGCGGACCCAACGCCAAGCTCTACGGAATCGTCGCCGACCGCGCCCACCTCGCCGCCCTCGACGTCCGCACCGACCGGGTCACCGCCGTCGTCACCGACCTCCTCGGCCGCCCCCTCGCCGAAGCCGCCCTGCCCGTCGGCGCCCCCGAGGACGCGGTGGCCGCCCTGCTGCGCACCGCACGCGAGGCCGGCGCCGCCGAACTGCACACCGTCGTCATGGGCGCCCCGGGCCTCGTCGCCCCGGCCACCGGCGAACTCCGCGACACCAGCGGCCTCCCCGCCTGGCACCGGGACCTGGTCACCGCCCTGCAGCGGAGCCTGCCCGCGGTGGTCGTCGTCGAGAACGAGACCAACCTCGCCGCTCTCGCCGAGCAGCGCCTGGGCGTGGCCCGCGACCTGGACTCCTTCGTCCTGCTGTGGCTCGGCGCGGGCGTGGGCGCCGCCGTGGTCCTGGACGGCCGGCTGCGCCGGGGCGCCTCCGGCGGAGCGGGAGAGATCGGCTTCCTCCCGGTACCGGGAACCGCAGGCCTGCCGTCGGCCGAGGACTGCGCGGGCGGATTCCACGCCCTCGTGGGCCGCGAAGCCGTGACCGCGCTGGCGCGCGCCCACGGCTTCGCGGGCCCGGCGGAGGAGGCCGTGGCCGGAGCCGCGGGCGAGGCCTTCCTCGAAGCCCTGGCCGAACGGCTCGCGCTGGGCGCGGCGGCGGCCGCGGCGATCCTGGACCCGGGCTGCGTGGTCCTGGCGGGCGAACTGGGCCGCGCCGGCGGCCCCGCCCTGGCCGCCCGGGTCGCCCACCGCGTGGCGAAACTGACCCCGGTCCCGACGGAGATCCGCGCCACGACCCTGGGTGACCCGGCGGTCCTGGCAGGAGCCGAACTGGCGGCGCGGGAGGCTGCGCAGGCGGTGCTGTTCGGGGGGTAG
- a CDS encoding MFS transporter, with protein MTGDTDLSPARLRHARYAIAAVFCIHGAVTGSFATRIPWIQENAQLSAGTLGLALAAPAVGAALAMPLAGRINHWLGARTALRVLLSLWTLSLILPSLAPNLPALCFVLFVYGATAGMSDVAMNALGVETENRLGRSIMSSLHGMWSVGALLGSAAGTVAAHAGVDARLHHLVAALVLTAGGLFAVQGVLDLRADEEAQAPPHFALPPKSALLIGAVGFCAVFAEGASLDWSAVYLRDVLHTDAGLAAASTTAFALTMAVARLVGDRVVDRFGAVRTVRAGGLVATAGGLLVVGVRHPAGALAGFGLIGLGIAVVVPLAFAAAGRSGPAPAQAIAGVATITYTSGLIAPSAIGAVADATSLVVSFGLVTLLAFALVAGAAVLRQGPPVRQAGAGLGGVSAKSGPTDLDEPAQTRP; from the coding sequence ATGACCGGGGACACCGACCTCAGCCCGGCGCGCCTGCGCCATGCCCGCTACGCCATCGCCGCCGTCTTCTGCATCCACGGCGCCGTCACCGGCTCCTTCGCCACGCGCATCCCCTGGATCCAGGAGAACGCCCAGCTCAGCGCGGGCACTCTGGGTCTGGCCCTCGCCGCGCCCGCCGTGGGCGCGGCCCTCGCGATGCCGCTGGCGGGCCGGATCAACCACTGGCTCGGCGCCCGGACCGCGCTTCGGGTGCTGCTCTCGCTGTGGACCCTGTCGCTGATCCTGCCGAGCCTCGCCCCGAACCTGCCCGCCCTCTGCTTCGTACTGTTCGTCTACGGGGCCACCGCCGGCATGTCGGACGTGGCGATGAACGCGCTGGGCGTGGAGACCGAGAACCGGCTGGGCCGTTCGATCATGTCCTCGCTGCACGGCATGTGGAGCGTGGGCGCGCTGCTCGGCTCGGCCGCGGGTACCGTCGCCGCGCACGCCGGGGTCGACGCCCGGCTGCACCACCTGGTCGCCGCGCTGGTCCTGACGGCGGGCGGGCTGTTCGCCGTACAGGGCGTGCTGGACCTGAGGGCCGACGAGGAGGCTCAGGCGCCGCCGCACTTCGCGCTGCCGCCGAAGTCGGCGCTGCTGATCGGGGCCGTCGGCTTCTGCGCGGTGTTCGCCGAGGGCGCGAGCCTGGACTGGTCGGCGGTCTACCTGCGGGACGTCCTGCACACGGACGCGGGCCTGGCGGCGGCCTCCACCACCGCCTTCGCCCTCACGATGGCCGTGGCCCGGCTGGTCGGTGACCGGGTGGTGGACCGGTTCGGGGCGGTGCGCACGGTCCGGGCCGGCGGGCTGGTCGCCACCGCGGGCGGGCTGCTCGTGGTCGGGGTCCGGCATCCGGCGGGCGCGCTGGCCGGGTTCGGGCTGATCGGGCTCGGGATCGCGGTGGTGGTCCCGCTGGCCTTCGCGGCGGCGGGACGCAGCGGCCCGGCTCCGGCGCAGGCGATCGCCGGTGTCGCGACGATCACGTACACCTCGGGGCTGATCGCGCCGTCGGCGATCGGCGCGGTGGCGGACGCGACCTCGCTGGTGGTGTCCTTCGGACTGGTGACCTTGCTGGCGTTCGCACTGGTCGCGGGTGCCGCGGTACTGCGCCAGGGACCGCCGGTGCGGCAGGCTGGGGCCGGTCTCGGCGGGGTGTCGGCGAAATCCGGCCCCACCGACCTCGACGAACCTGCTCAAACCCGGCCGTAA
- a CDS encoding uracil-xanthine permease family protein, which produces MGLGVGWTLHGDGRTPAPGAVVRPDERLSWPRTAGLGAQHVVAMFGASFVAPVLMGLDPNLAIMMSGVATVIFLLATRGRVPSYLGCSLSFVGVAAAIRAAGGDSAVVTGAVFVVGVALFLAGLVVRRFGARVIHAAMPPIVTGAVVMLIGFNLAPVTASTYWPQDQWTALLTMLFTGAAVVCLRGFWSRIAIFLGLLFGYGISWISDLLFGKIHSTLGGEAAVDHWRLDLSAVAKADWIGLPSFHAPAFEWSAILIALPVVIALIAENAGHIKAVGEMTGDPLDDELGTAIAADGAASMLSTAVGGPPNTTYSENIGVMAATRVYSTAAYWAAAGFALLFGLCPKFGAIVAAIPGGVLGGITVILYGMIGLLGAQIWINGGVDLRNPLNLVPAAAGIIIGVGGVKLQITDTFELGGIALGTVVVITGYHALRFLAPAHLKQEPLLDEGTSGYDTGDGPGGGQDKPR; this is translated from the coding sequence ATGGGCCTCGGCGTGGGCTGGACCCTGCACGGAGACGGGCGGACTCCCGCCCCCGGGGCGGTGGTCCGGCCGGATGAGCGGCTGTCGTGGCCGCGGACCGCCGGGCTGGGCGCGCAGCACGTCGTGGCGATGTTCGGTGCGAGTTTCGTCGCTCCGGTCCTGATGGGCCTGGATCCGAACCTGGCCATCATGATGTCCGGTGTCGCGACGGTGATCTTCCTCCTCGCGACCCGCGGCAGGGTCCCCTCGTACCTGGGCTGCTCGCTGTCCTTCGTCGGTGTGGCGGCGGCCATCCGGGCCGCCGGCGGGGACAGTGCGGTGGTCACGGGCGCCGTCTTCGTCGTGGGCGTGGCACTGTTCCTGGCGGGCCTGGTGGTCCGGCGCTTCGGTGCCCGCGTCATCCACGCGGCGATGCCGCCCATCGTGACGGGCGCGGTGGTGATGCTGATCGGCTTCAACCTGGCGCCGGTGACGGCGAGCACGTACTGGCCGCAGGACCAGTGGACGGCGCTGCTGACGATGCTGTTCACGGGGGCTGCCGTGGTCTGCCTGCGCGGGTTCTGGTCGCGGATCGCGATCTTCCTCGGCCTGCTCTTCGGGTACGGGATCTCCTGGATCTCCGACCTGCTCTTCGGGAAGATCCACTCGACGCTGGGCGGGGAGGCGGCCGTCGACCACTGGCGCCTCGACCTCTCGGCGGTGGCCAAGGCCGACTGGATCGGGCTCCCGTCCTTCCACGCGCCCGCCTTCGAGTGGTCGGCGATCCTGATCGCCCTGCCGGTGGTGATCGCGCTGATCGCCGAGAACGCGGGCCACATCAAGGCCGTGGGCGAGATGACCGGCGATCCGCTCGACGACGAGCTGGGTACGGCGATCGCGGCGGACGGCGCCGCGTCCATGCTGTCCACGGCGGTCGGCGGTCCGCCGAACACCACCTACTCCGAGAACATCGGTGTCATGGCGGCCACCCGGGTCTACTCCACGGCGGCCTACTGGGCGGCCGCGGGCTTCGCGCTGCTCTTCGGGCTGTGTCCCAAGTTCGGTGCGATCGTCGCGGCGATCCCGGGCGGGGTGCTCGGCGGCATCACGGTCATCCTCTACGGGATGATCGGCCTGCTCGGCGCACAGATCTGGATCAACGGCGGGGTGGACCTGCGCAATCCGCTGAACCTGGTGCCGGCCGCGGCGGGCATCATCATCGGCGTCGGCGGGGTGAAGCTGCAGATCACCGACACGTTCGAGCTGGGTGGCATCGCGCTGGGCACGGTCGTCGTGATCACGGGCTACCACGCGCTGCGGTTCCTCGCGCCCGCGCACCTCAAGCAGGAGCCCCTCCTCGACGAGGGCACCTCGGGCTACGACACCGGCGACGGCCCCGGGGGCGGCCAGGACAAGCCCCGTTGA